In Cinclus cinclus chromosome 13, bCinCin1.1, whole genome shotgun sequence, a genomic segment contains:
- the LOC134049338 gene encoding immunoglobulin superfamily containing leucine-rich repeat protein 2-like gives MAPLLALLLAALLGSGRACPEPCACVDKYAHQFADCAYKELQAVPAGLPSNVTTLSLSANKISSLPRGAFAEVTQVSSLWLAHNEIAAIEPGALAVLAQLKNLDISHNQIVEFPWQDLRNLSALQLLKMNNNRMALVPPGAFRTLKDLRSLRINNNRFSTLAEGIFDSLSSLSHLQIYNNPFECSCALQWLKRWMESTLISIPEKDSIACALPERLRGVPLARLPDLRCAAPTVQLSYSPGSLDAAELPDGLTLSLHCAVSGSPPPEVRWKIRTAGQSLELGGSGAESAAKEAPPPQREPERFAVFKNGTLVIPRLSKREEGTYTCVATNEVGSNQSSVNVAVAGAQKHPLVPGGDPLGGKGQAGDKKPGAKGAKNSVLTPEERGKGLGPTRQSQPSSAAGPEPERRGRVPLEPPALGKECGSSPGGSKYVSNHAFNQSGDLKQHTFELGVIALDVAERDARVQLTPTQPGGGHLGVLYLCQQGRQGHSLLQWSQIEAGVNSYWFQGLSPGTNYSVCLSSPGEECQVQVVFTTKKEIPSLIIIVVVSIFLLLLATLPLLGATWCHLLAKLQAKPYKLIMKAQNPDQMEKRMAADFDPRASYLESEKNFGPGEAGEAEDDEEEEEEEEGGDEEGARWRRGGREGEGAAELEREESVAASSMAESQSKGGAEEFEVRSEYSDKLPLGAEAVTISPEINGNYRQRPR, from the coding sequence ATGGCCCCGCTGCTGGCGCTGCTGCTGGCCGCCCTGCTGGGCTCGGGCCGGGCGTGCCCGGAGCCGTGCGCTTGCGTGGACAAGTACGCGCACCAGTTCGCCGACTGCGCCTACAAGGAGCTGCAGGCCGTGCCCGCGGGGCTGCCCTCCAACGTGACCACCCTGAGCCTGTCGGCCAACAAGATCAGCTCGCTGCCGCGCGGCGCCTTCGCCGAGGTGACCCAGGTGAGCTCTCTGTGGCTGGCGCACAACGAGATCGCCGCCATCGAGCCCGGCGCGCTGGCCGTGCTGGCGCAGCTGAAGAACCTGGACATCAGCCACAACCAGATCGTGGAGTTCCCCTGGCAGGACCTGCGCAACCTCAGcgcgctgcagctgctcaagATGAACAACAACCGCATGGCCCTGGTGCCGCCGGGCGCCTTCCGCACGCTCAAGGACCTGCGCTCGCTGCGCATCAACAACAACCGCTTCTCCACGCTGGCCGAGGGCATCTTCGACTCGCTGAGCTCTCTGTCGCACCTGCAGATCTACAACAACCCCTTCGAGTGCTCCTGCGCGCTGCAGTGGCTGAAGCGCTGGATGGAGAGCACGCTCATCTCCATCCCCGAGAAGGACTCCATCGCCTGCGCGCTGCCCGAGCGCCTGCGGGGCGTGCCGCTGGCCAGGCTGCCGGACCTGCGCTGCGCAGCGCCCACCGTGCAGCTCAGCTACTCTCCCGGCAGCCTGGACGCGGCCGAGCTGCCGGACGGGCTCACGCTGAGCCTGCACTGCGCCGTGAGCGGCTCGCCGCCGCCCGAGGTGCGCTGGAAGATCCGCACGGCCGGCCAGAGCCTGGAGCtcggcgggagcggcgcggagAGCGCGGCCAAGGAggcgccgccgccgcagcgGGAGCCCGAGCGCTTCGCGGTGTTCAAGAACGGCACCCTGGTGATCCCGCGCCTGAGCAAGCGCGAGGAGGGCACCTACACCTGCGTGGCCACCAACGAGGTGGGCAGCAACCAATCCTCGGTTAACGTGGCCGTGGCGGGAGCGCAGAAACACCCGCTGGTGCCCGGCGGGGACCCGCTGGGCGGCAAGGGACAGGCGGGCGACAAGAAACCCGGCGCCAAGGGGGCCAAGAACAGCGTGCTGACCCCGGAGGAGAGGGGCAAAGGGCTGGGCCCCACCCGGCAGAGCCAGCCCTCCtcggcggcggggccggagcctGAGCGCCGGGGCCGCGTCCCTCTGGAGCCGCCAGCCCTGGGGAAGGAGTGCGGGTCCTCGCCGGGCGGCTCCAAGTACGTCTCCAACCACGCCTTCAACCAGAGCGGAGACCTGAAGCAGCACACCTTCGAGCTGGGCGTCATCGCTCTGGACGTAGCCGAGCGCGATGCCCGAGTGCAGCTCACCCCCACCCAGCCCGGCGGGGGCCACCTGGGAGTGCTCTACCTGTGCCAGCAGGGCCGCCAGGGCCACTCCCTGCTGCAGTGGTCGCAGATCGAGGCCGGCGTGAACTCGTACTGGTTCCAGGGCCTGAGCCCCGGCACCAACTACTCGGTGTGCCTGAGCTCGCCGGGCGAGGAGTGCCAGGTGCAGGTGGTGTTCACCACCAAGAAGGAGATCCCGTCGCTCATCATCATCGTGGTGGTCAgcatcttcctgctgctgctggccacgCTGCCGCTGCTGGGCGCCACGTGGTGCCACCTGCTCGCCAAGCTCCAGGCCAAGCCCTACAAGCTCATCATGAAGGCGCAGAACCCAGACCAGATGGAGAAGCGCATGGCCGCCGACTTCGACCCCCGCGCGTCCTACCTGGAGTCCGAGAAGAACTTCGGCCCCGGCGAGGCCGGCGAGGCCGAGGacgacgaggaggaggaggaagaggaggaggggggggaTGAAGAAGGAGCGCGGTGGCGGCGcggtgggagggagggggaaggcgCGGCGGAGCTGGAGCGGGAGGAGAGCGTGGCCGCCAGCTCCATGGCGGAGTCGCAGTCCAAGGGCGGCGCCGAGGAGTTTGAGGTGCGCTCCGAGTACAGCGACAAGCTGCCGCTGGGCGCCGAGGCCGTCACCATCTCCCCGGAGATCAACGGCAATTACCGGCAGCGGCCCCGCTGA
- the LOXL1 gene encoding lysyl oxidase homolog 1, with translation EKQEGQGEEDKRWRQLIQWENNGRLYSLLNSGAEFVPAGQERPAGNRLWLAGTAGTAGTAGTAGTAGTGSVRRQAPVSGTVRGQARHPFGFGQVPPNWRDGPLGDSAGGQRRQAARGRQATATGSGVAVSSFAFASAGQPPFVAAGVAAHGERHEGTGMAFPLQPRALPEDFGEEQNPYGAAGFPLDRRYSHSLYHDADPEPHTGMGSMENLGFGAQFPPHERQPPFRAPESFGIAHPEPFIPEIPQAVPDGQARISVGSVYRPSLGARGLPDLVPDPNYVQASTYVQRAHLYSLRCAAEEKCLASTAYAAEATDYDVRVLLRFPQRVKNQGTADFLPSQPRHSWQWHSCHQHYHSMAEFSHYDLLDVTSGRRVAEGHKASFCLEDTTCDFGHLKRYACTAHTQGLSPGCYDTYNADIDCQWIDITDVPPGNYILKVQVNPKYLVLESDFTNNVVRCHIHYTGRFVSASNCRISQYAIPNPKKKKSYKENAASFSCFSPFFFS, from the exons gagaagcaggagggacagggggaggaGGATaaaagg TGGCGGCAGCTGATCCAGTGGGAGAACAACGGGCGGCTCTACAGCCTGCTCAACAGCGGCGCCGAGTTCGTGCCCGCCGGGCAGGAGCGGCCAGCGGGGAACCGCCTGTGGCtagcggggacagcggggacagcggggacagcggggacagcggggacagccgGGACAGGCAGCGTCCGCCGGCAGGCCCCCGTCTCGGGGACGGTGCGGGGACAAGCGCGACATCCCTTCGGCTTCGGCCAGGTGCCGCCCAACTGGCGGGACGGCCCGCTGGGCGACAGCGCGGGGGGACAGAGGCGACAAGCGGCGCGTGGCCGCCAGGCGACCGCGACAGGCTCCGGGGTGGCCGTGTCCTCGTTCGCCTTCGCCTCGGCGGGACAGCCGCCGTTTGTCGCCGCAGGGGTGGCGGCGCACGGGGAGCGCCACGAGG ggacggggatgGCGTTCCCGCTCCAACCCCGTGCGCTTCCcgaggattttggggaggagCAGAACCCCTACGGAGCCGCGGGATTCCCGCTGGATCGCCGCTATTCCCACAGTCTGTACCACGACGCCGATCCCGAGCCGCACACCGGGATGGGCTCCATGGAAAACCTGGGATTTGGGGCGCAATTCCCGCCCCACGAGAGGCAGCCGCCGTTCCGGGCACCCGAATCCTTTGGGATCGCCCATCCTGAGCCCTTCATTCCCGAAATTCCACAGGCCGTGCCCGACGGTCAAGCCCGGATCAGCGTGGGCAGTGTCTACAGGCCCAGCCTTGGGGCGCGGG GTCTCCCAGATCTGGTCCCAGATCCCAACTACGTCCAGGCATCCACGTACGTGCAGAGGGCTCACCTGTACTCGCTGCGCTGCGCCGCCGAGGAGAAGTGCCTGGCCAG cacgGCGTACGCGGCCGAGGCCACCGACTACGACGTGCGGGTGCTGCTGCGCTTCCCGCAGCGCGTCAAGAACCAGGGCACGGCCGACTTCCTGCCCAGCCAGCCCCGGCACAGctggcagtggcacagctgCCACCA GCACTACCACAGCATGGCAGAGTTCAGTCACTACGACCTGCTGGATGTCACCTCGGGCCGCCGGGTGGCCGAGGGACACAAGGCCAGCTTCTGCCTCGAGGACACCACCTGCGACTTCGGCCACCTCAAGCGCTACGCCTGCACCGCCCACACCCAG GGTCTCAGCCCAGGCTGTTACGACACGTACAACGCCGACATCGACTGCCAGTGGATCGACATCACCGACGTTCCACCCGGGAATTACATCCTCAAG GTCCAGGTAAATCCCAAATATTTAGTGCTGGAATCGGATTTTACCAACAACGTCGTGCGCTGCCACATCCACTACACCGGGCGCTTCGTGTCCGCCTCCAACTGCCGCATTTCCCAGTACGCAATTCccaatcccaaaaaaaaaaaatcctataaagaaaatgcagcctctttttcctgcttttccccct